The genomic interval CTGCATTGGGGTAGATCCTTATTATTTGATGTATCGTTCCGAGGAACTAGGATACAGACCCAATTTGATCTTGGCCAGTCGCCAAATCAATAACGGAATGGGAAAATTTATAGCGGAAAAAACAGTCAAGCTACTCATTGGTCGAGGACAACGCGTTCGTGGAGCTAAGGTGCTTATTCTCGGTGTTACATTTAAAGAAAACACGCCTGACGTAAGAAACACGAGGGTGGTCGATATCATGCAGGAGTTGAAGGAATACGGTTGCGAAGTTTCCGCTTACGACCCTTGGGTAGACCCCAATGAAAAGAATAAGAAAGAGCGGTATCTGCTCATCGACGATCCATGGGCAGGCAATACCAAATACGATGCGATCATTGTTTCAGTTGCACACCGGGAGTTTGTTGAGTTGAGAAGAAGTGATTACGATAGAGTTCTATCTCAAAGCGGTATATTGATCGATGTTAAAGGAATTGTAATTTCCCCGGACTGGAGGCTATAAGACAGCGATATGGAAAGGAACTGGTATAGAGTTTTTTGGTTGCTGATGATATCATCGCTACTCACGGGTTGCATTGGGAACAAAAAGCTCACCTACTTGCAGGAAGAAGGAGGTGAAACGAAGGACTATTATGGTGCAAAACCAACAGATTATCTGATTCAAGAAAATGACATTATTTCGATTAGAATTAGGTCTTTGGATACCGAATCCAACGACCTGTTCAATACCTTGTCAGAAAGCCAGCGAATAAATGGAGTTAATGGAGGGGATTTGATGTTCTACTTGAATGGGTATACGGTAGATAATGCAGGTGATATCGAGATCCCGGTATTAGGAAAAATAAAAGTAGCTGGAAGTGATATCGAAACAGTGGAGGCCAGGGTCCGAGAAGGGCTGAAGTCTTATTTTAATGACGTTTTTGTTTCTGTCCAGCTATCTGGAATCAGGTTTTCAGTAGTAGGCGACATTTCAAGACCAGGAAAATATTTAATCTATCAAGACCAGGCGACTATTTTTGAAGCCTTGGCACTTGCGGGAGACGCACAGTTTACTGCAAACAGGAAGGAGGTACAAATTATTAGAAGCGGCCCAAATGGGGTTTCGATCAACGAAATAGACCTTACCGATCAAAATGTAATAGAGAGTCCATACTTCTTTATTCATCCCAATGATATTATCAATGTGAAGCCATTGAAGGTGAAGAGCTATGGAATCGGTACTACGGGTTTCAACTCCATTGCATTATCACTGTCGGCAATTGCCAATGTACTATTGATTATATCCTACTTTAATAATATTTAATGCAATCTAATTCAAACGATACAGGGGGGGCAACGACTGATTTTAGAACAATTTTAGGTCAGCTGTGGCATTTCAAACTGCCCATATTGTTTTCAATTCTCTTGTGTTTGATTGGGGCGTTTTTGATTAATCGATACTCTGATCGAATCTTTCGAACTCAAGCGATCGTGTTGATTGGTGAGGATAAATCCAATGATATGGACATGACCATGTCTAACGTGATGACGGCGATTGGCTACTATAATCCTAGGTTGTCCTATGAAAATGAGGTGATCAAACTCAAGTCTTTTCGATTGGCTAAACGCACCATCAGCGTATTGGATTTTGGAGTGGAAATACATGCTATTGGGCGTCTAAGAACCTCGGAGGTGTACCATGAAGAAATGCCGTTTAACGTTGAAGTGGATACCGGTCATGTCCAGTTGGTAGGTGCCGAGTTCTCCCTTGAAATTGTTGGAGGATCCAAAGCAGTTATAGAACAAGTAATTTCTGGCCAACCGTATTCGTACGCCAGTGACGATTTCATGGACTTATCTCCGGTGCCATTCCTGAGACAGGAAGTTGAGTTTGGTCAGTGGATAGAATCTAAAAATTATAGATTCAGACTGGTAAAGTCACCGTACTTTGCTAAGCAGCAGATTGAGGGAGAAAAGTATAATGTTGTTTTTAGGAACCCTGAGATCCTTGCTCTGGCTTATCAAAAACGGCTAATTGTTGAGCCCACGGCGGAAGGGGCATCCGGAATAAACCTAATACTGGAAGGGCCGACTTCCTACAAGAACGAGGTTTATTTAGATGCACTTATCGAAGAGTATTTCAAAATGGGAGTCGAGAAAAAAAACGAGCGGACTCTCAGGACGTTGGAGTTTATTGATGATCAGCTGGGTAGAATCTCCGATACTCTTGCAGTAACCGAGGGTGCGTTAGAAGATTATCAATCCGACATGCAGATTATTGACCTCGATAGTGAGGGTCAGGCTTTCCTTGAGCAATACAATAAATTAGAAACGGACAAGAACTTTCAAGAGCTGAGCTTGGAGTATTTCAGGTATTTACAAAAGTCGCTGCGCGAGGAAGAAGAAACCGAAGTTATAGCCCCTAGTGCGGTTGGAATACAAGACGCGCTTTTAGTTGAGCTCATAGATCAATTGAATCAACTATTGTATGAAAGAAGCGCCCTTACCCTATATGCTACATCGGAGAATCCAAAGGTTAAGGAGCTGGATAGGAGAATTTCGACGGTTCGAATCAGTTTGGATGAAAATGTTTCAAATCTGATAAAGAGTACAGAACTCCGAGTTAAAGACTTAAAATCTCGGATGAAGGAGTTAGAAAAGGCCATTCAAAAATACCCGAGTACAAAGAGGGCGTTAATGAATATAGAGAGGCGGTTCATGGTCAGTGAAAAGCTCTATAACTTCTTACTTCAAAAGAGAGCTGAGGCCGGAATTGCTCAGGCGGCCAATACAAGCGAAAATGAGGTTCTAGACTTTGCGAGAACTGAAGATGAATATATTAAGCCAAAAGAATACAGAAACTATTTCTTCGCATTAATTTTTGGATTCCTACTTCCTTTAGCTTTTGTATATCTGCGGAATTACTTTGATGTAAAAATCCATACAGTAGAACAGATTAGAGAGATGGTATCCTTTGGCTTCGCTGGAGTGTTAGGAAGCTATGAGAAAAGTGGAAACTTGGCCATCTATGAAAGTCCAAAAAGCGGGGCATCTGAAAGTATACGGAAACTCAGGTCGAACGTTCATTTTCTTCTACCAAAAAGGCCAGACGGAAAGGTGATTATGGTGACCTCAAGCATAGGTGGAGAAGGGAAGACGTTTTGTTCGATGAACTTGGCCGGCTCCTATGCACAGTCGGGCAAAGAAACACTGTTAATGGGCGTGGACCTGAGGAAGCCGAGGATCTACGACGATTTTGAGTTAGCTAATACTGTTGGCCTGACGACCGCATTAGCCGGGGACGAGAACTGGAAATCTTGCATCCAAAAAAGCAAATTCGAATGTCTCGATATTCTTACTGCGGGCCCTATTCCTCCGAACCCCTCTGAGTTACTAATGACAACTGATTTCGAAACTGTTATCAGAGAAGCCAGAGAAAAGTACGACATCATTGTTTTGGATTGCCCGCCCTTAGGTCTTGTTACGGACGCTATTGAAGTGAGCAAGTTGGCTGATGTAAACCTATATATATGTCGACAAAATTACTCGGAGCTTGGGCTTTTGAATTACCCTAATCAATTAGTTCAACAAGGGGTTATTCAGAACCTTCACGCAGTGCTTAATGATTTTAGTCAAAAGAAGAGTTATGGCTACGGCTACGGCTACGGCTATGGCTACGGTTATGGCTACGGCTATGGTTACGGCTATGGTTATGGTTATGGGTACTACGACGATGAAAAAGGTCAAGCAAAAGGAATCTTCAATCGAACTAGAAAATAGAAATGGCTGATAAAATGAAATTGCAGGATGCGCGCGTACTCGTTATAGGTGGCGCTGGGTTTATTGGTGGGTTTGTAGTCAAAGAACTGCTGAAGTATCCCGTAAAGGAGGTTATCATTTATGATAATTTCGCTCGGGGTAAAATGGAGAATATTGCGTCCTCACTTGCGGACGATCGTTGTCGAATCTATGAGTTTGGTGGAGACCTTCGCGAGACTGATATACTGGATACAGCCATGGATGGTGTTGACTATGTATTTCACTTAGCCGCTATGTGGCTTCTTCACTGTAAAGACTACCCACGTACGGCTTTTGACGTGAATATAGCCGGTACATTCAATGTTCTTGAGGCATGTGTCAAACACAAAGTGAAGAAATTAATCTACAGTTCTTCTGCTTCGGTATATGGTGATGCTGTTGAGGTGCCTATGACCGAAGACCACCCATTCAATAACACCAACTTTTACGGCTCAACTAAAATCGCGGGCGAGGCGATGTGTACGGCTTTCAATGATAGGTACGGCTTGGATATAATTGGCCTGCGCTACATGAATGTGTACGGACCGGGCCAAGATCAGCACGCTGTTTACAGTGGGGTCGTTCCCATTATGCTTAACAAAATAGAAGCGAATGAGGCTCCAACGATCAATGGAGATGGGAGTCAGGCCTACGACTTCATCTACGTGGAGGATGTGGCAAGAGCTAATGTGGCTGCCCTGGAAAGTGATACATCTATGGGGTTCTATAATGTTGGAACCGAAGTACAGACTTCGATAAGAGAGCTGTGTGAAACAATTTTAGAGCTGAAAAATTCGAATTTAGAAGTGAGCTATAAACCGTATGCAGCCGATGATGCTCGTCAATTCGTTCAAAACCGAATAGGCTCGAAACAGAAGGCAAAGGCGGAAATCGGGTTTGAGTTTAAATACGATCTGAGGCAAGGACTTCAGAAACTTATTGATTGGAGGATCGATGCCGGAATCGACAATAAATAATTGAATGATAGATCAAAAGAGAAATATTCCTATTTCGTTGCCTGTTACAGGTGAAGAGGAGTGGATGGCCACCAGAGAGCCCTTGATGTCAGGGTGGATTACATCAGGTCCAAAAGTTAGGGAGTTCGAAGGGTTGTTCGCTGAACGACACAACGTGGAGCACGCCATCGCGGTCACCAGTGCTACGACTGCGCTACACTTGGGTATGGCAGCTTTAGGTATTGGCCCTGGGGATGAAGTCATTGTTCCAGCATTTACATGGGTGTCCTCTGCTAATGTTGTCTTGTACCAAGGCGCCACTCCGGTATTTGTTGATATTGACCTCAATACCTTCAATATTGATCCAAGTAAGATAAAGTCGAAAATAACGGATAAGACAAAAGCAATAATCGCCGTCCACCTTTTCGGCCTGTGCGCTGATATGGACGCCATTTCAAAGGCTGCGCCGGGTATTCCGATTGTAGAAGATGCTGCGTGCGCCGCGGGGGCCGAGTACAAAGGAACTCCAGCTGGTGCTTTGGGCAGTATTGGTTGTTTTTCTTTCCATCCCAGAAAATCTGTTACCACAGGAGAAGGAGGTATGGTAACGACAAACGATAAAGCCTTAGCAGAGCAAATTTCTTGTTTGCGAAACCACGGTGCAAGTGTCTCTGAAGAACAGCGTCATCACGGCCCTAAGCCCTATATTCTTCCCGACTTCGATATGATGGGCTACAACTACCGCATGACAGACCTCCAAGGTGCAGTTGGTATTGTTCAAATAAAGAAACTGGATCGGTTCATCGGCGAACGACAGCAATGGGCCGAGTACTATCAAAGGGAGTTATCTGGAATCGATTGGTTGACACTTCCGCAAGTTAATGAAGGGTACAAACACGGCTGGCAGAGCTATGTTACATATGTCGATGAGTCTAAATCACCGTATACGCGGAATGAGATCATGGAAAAACTGCAGGATGCTGGAATTTCGACAAGGCCAGGAACCCATGCAGTTCATATGTTGAACTACTATGCCGAAAGGTTCAATATTTCGCCTAAAGATTTCCCCATGGCCCAAAGGGCAAATGACCATTCGATGGCCATTCCGTTGCACAACAGAATGGAAGAAGAAGATTTCAGGTATGTAGTACATCACTTGAAGAGTTTGTAGAATGTGCGGTATCGTCGGTATATTTCAACTTAATGGTGAACCTGTTTTCCGACAAGAGGTCCAGCAGATGGTGCGTCAAGTTGCACACCGTGGCCCTGACGGAGAGGGGATCTATATCAAGGGCTCAATTGGCCTAGGGCATAGGCGGTTAGCGATACTCGACGTTTCAGAAAAAGGTGCGCAACCCATGTCATCCAAATGTGGGAAATGGTCCGTAGTGTTTAATGGATGTATATATAACTATTTAGAACTCAAGAAGGACCTTCACTCCAAGGGGCACGTATTTATTTCCCAGTCCGATACGGAAGTTTTAGTCGAAGGACTTTCACATTACGGAGCCGATTTTTTTGAAAAGATCAATGGAATGTTTGCTGTCGGCGCTTGGAATGAAGAAGAGCGCTGCATTTATCTATCAAGGGATCGTTTCGGAATTAAGCCTCTGTACTATTGGTTCAATGGAGAAACTTTACTCTTCGGATCAGAAATAAAAGCATTCTTTCCATATAAGAAGTTCAAAAAGGAGATAAATCTGGAGGCTCTAAATGAGTACTTTACGTTTCAAAACCTCTTTACGTTTAACAGTTTTTTTAAGGATGTACACTCACTTCCTCCGGCAAATACGGTGCGTGTAGATTCTACCACAAGAGAAATTAAACATCACTCTTGGTGGGACTATGACTTCACCGATCCGGATGAAAAAATGACATTCGAAGAGGCCAAAGAAGAAACCGAACGACTCTTTAAGCAAGCAGTAGCGCGGCAAATGATTGCCGATGTGCCTGTTGGTAGTTACTTGTCGGGCGGAATGGATTCGGGCTCTATTACTTCGATC from Cryomorphaceae bacterium carries:
- a CDS encoding NAD-dependent epimerase/dehydratase family protein: MKLQDARVLVIGGAGFIGGFVVKELLKYPVKEVIIYDNFARGKMENIASSLADDRCRIYEFGGDLRETDILDTAMDGVDYVFHLAAMWLLHCKDYPRTAFDVNIAGTFNVLEACVKHKVKKLIYSSSASVYGDAVEVPMTEDHPFNNTNFYGSTKIAGEAMCTAFNDRYGLDIIGLRYMNVYGPGQDQHAVYSGVVPIMLNKIEANEAPTINGDGSQAYDFIYVEDVARANVAALESDTSMGFYNVGTEVQTSIRELCETILELKNSNLEVSYKPYAADDARQFVQNRIGSKQKAKAEIGFEFKYDLRQGLQKLIDWRIDAGIDNK
- a CDS encoding polysaccharide biosynthesis/export family protein; the protein is MERNWYRVFWLLMISSLLTGCIGNKKLTYLQEEGGETKDYYGAKPTDYLIQENDIISIRIRSLDTESNDLFNTLSESQRINGVNGGDLMFYLNGYTVDNAGDIEIPVLGKIKVAGSDIETVEARVREGLKSYFNDVFVSVQLSGIRFSVVGDISRPGKYLIYQDQATIFEALALAGDAQFTANRKEVQIIRSGPNGVSINEIDLTDQNVIESPYFFIHPNDIINVKPLKVKSYGIGTTGFNSIALSLSAIANVLLIISYFNNI
- a CDS encoding DegT/DnrJ/EryC1/StrS family aminotransferase, translated to MIDQKRNIPISLPVTGEEEWMATREPLMSGWITSGPKVREFEGLFAERHNVEHAIAVTSATTALHLGMAALGIGPGDEVIVPAFTWVSSANVVLYQGATPVFVDIDLNTFNIDPSKIKSKITDKTKAIIAVHLFGLCADMDAISKAAPGIPIVEDAACAAGAEYKGTPAGALGSIGCFSFHPRKSVTTGEGGMVTTNDKALAEQISCLRNHGASVSEEQRHHGPKPYILPDFDMMGYNYRMTDLQGAVGIVQIKKLDRFIGERQQWAEYYQRELSGIDWLTLPQVNEGYKHGWQSYVTYVDESKSPYTRNEIMEKLQDAGISTRPGTHAVHMLNYYAERFNISPKDFPMAQRANDHSMAIPLHNRMEEEDFRYVVHHLKSL
- a CDS encoding polysaccharide biosynthesis tyrosine autokinase — translated: MDMTMSNVMTAIGYYNPRLSYENEVIKLKSFRLAKRTISVLDFGVEIHAIGRLRTSEVYHEEMPFNVEVDTGHVQLVGAEFSLEIVGGSKAVIEQVISGQPYSYASDDFMDLSPVPFLRQEVEFGQWIESKNYRFRLVKSPYFAKQQIEGEKYNVVFRNPEILALAYQKRLIVEPTAEGASGINLILEGPTSYKNEVYLDALIEEYFKMGVEKKNERTLRTLEFIDDQLGRISDTLAVTEGALEDYQSDMQIIDLDSEGQAFLEQYNKLETDKNFQELSLEYFRYLQKSLREEEETEVIAPSAVGIQDALLVELIDQLNQLLYERSALTLYATSENPKVKELDRRISTVRISLDENVSNLIKSTELRVKDLKSRMKELEKAIQKYPSTKRALMNIERRFMVSEKLYNFLLQKRAEAGIAQAANTSENEVLDFARTEDEYIKPKEYRNYFFALIFGFLLPLAFVYLRNYFDVKIHTVEQIREMVSFGFAGVLGSYEKSGNLAIYESPKSGASESIRKLRSNVHFLLPKRPDGKVIMVTSSIGGEGKTFCSMNLAGSYAQSGKETLLMGVDLRKPRIYDDFELANTVGLTTALAGDENWKSCIQKSKFECLDILTAGPIPPNPSELLMTTDFETVIREAREKYDIIVLDCPPLGLVTDAIEVSKLADVNLYICRQNYSELGLLNYPNQLVQQGVIQNLHAVLNDFSQKKSYGYGYGYGYGYGYGYGYGYGYGYGYGYYDDEKGQAKGIFNRTRK